One window of Cohnella hashimotonis genomic DNA carries:
- a CDS encoding type IV pilus twitching motility protein PilT, with product MKSRMLDLLRAAHEAGASDLHISVDSPPILRVNGKLQPVGEDKVTAEEAADMARALIDEEQTERFERAGEIDFSYELEGLSRYRVNAYRQRGKVSIAVRTIPTQIPTLEQLQLPQILSTLAAKPQGLILVTGPTGSGKSSTLAAMIKYINTHEKKHIVTLEDPIEYLHGHGSSIIDQREVGSDTKSFANGLRAALRQDPDVILVGEMRDLETISAAVTAAETGHLVFATLHTTDAPQTIDRIIDAFPGHQQGQIRAQLAAVLVAVISQRLLPRTQNRGRACATEILVNTPAVANLIRTEKIHQIKSVMQTGRQLGMHTLENSIKELLQAGAVEPAYARAYLAESGVL from the coding sequence ATGAAGAGCCGCATGCTAGACTTGCTGCGGGCGGCGCACGAGGCCGGCGCGTCCGACCTGCATATCTCGGTCGATTCGCCCCCGATCCTGCGGGTGAACGGCAAACTGCAGCCGGTCGGCGAAGATAAGGTAACGGCTGAAGAGGCGGCGGATATGGCGAGAGCGCTGATCGACGAGGAGCAGACGGAGCGCTTCGAGCGAGCCGGCGAAATCGACTTTTCCTATGAACTCGAGGGATTGTCGCGCTATCGGGTGAACGCCTACCGCCAACGTGGCAAGGTCAGCATCGCGGTGCGGACGATTCCGACGCAGATTCCGACGCTCGAACAGCTGCAGCTGCCGCAGATTTTGAGCACGCTCGCCGCCAAGCCCCAAGGGTTGATCTTGGTCACCGGCCCGACCGGCTCAGGCAAGTCCTCGACGCTGGCCGCGATGATCAAGTACATCAACACACACGAGAAAAAGCACATCGTGACGCTGGAGGACCCGATCGAGTACTTGCACGGTCACGGCTCGTCGATCATCGATCAGCGCGAGGTCGGCAGCGACACGAAGAGCTTCGCCAACGGGCTCCGCGCCGCGCTGCGGCAAGATCCTGACGTCATCCTCGTCGGAGAAATGCGGGACTTGGAGACGATCTCAGCCGCAGTGACTGCCGCAGAGACCGGGCATCTCGTGTTCGCGACGCTGCACACGACCGATGCGCCGCAGACGATCGACCGGATCATCGACGCGTTCCCCGGCCATCAGCAGGGACAGATTCGCGCCCAGCTCGCGGCGGTGCTCGTCGCCGTTATCTCGCAGCGGCTGCTGCCGCGTACGCAGAACCGGGGCAGAGCCTGCGCCACGGAGATTCTGGTCAATACGCCGGCGGTAGCGAACTTGATCCGTACGGAGAAGATCCATCAGATCAAGAGCGTCATGCAGACCGGCAGACAGCTTGGCATGCATACGCTGGAGAACTCGATCAAGGAGCTGCTTCAGGCAGGTGCCGTGGAGCCGGCGTACGCACGGGCTTATCTGGCTGAGTCGGGTGTGCTCTGA
- a CDS encoding DUF5057 domain-containing protein: MSRVRKWLSLALTAVLIFGGVPVTAFGPAHTHAATYSVVTLAGTTPNNGVQNVILNGTQLQLGTGTAARFIMTDWGDGTVSFRAQSNGMLVTANGTNDLAASATAVKITETFKKEASGTAFTFKSLSNGKFLTTSASNNSANATVTIKANSDTATDAKQKFTITDVSPASSKQEIRVLEITDDGTSDLMPILSSYNDPVIKIDSIRMKQFVAQRDELDGRYDAIYIGKGAYNATLVSTSGQNHDTKSIMNDITNLKFKELKDYYIDRGLPVIVYSQQTSASSSSGALYQNTAGILKAGLSPYATSLTGSPTPFVPTSNKSNVIFVGDSNINTATAFLTKTDLINRAAERPRLVVTGKPIDYTVNQNQIYMAGDTLTYTFNVANVGNIAQRSMTANLYIGIDSVLKFDSNNLIVSQPVTATTGNTLTFRLPKGYSGVHYWKLELVDQGSKLKDIQSGVLRFRDELTKINVLQILPSSGDTSSLLKSNNMNQSYLKTDDYDITIKTMTMSTFNSSGYKTLNGYYDMLIFGFADSYNSSASIDKTAADAVNAYIATGQSVMFTHDTVYQGSSNWISYFQTATGQLSPMTNMGLNAPSPSTTTKKVNEGLLTRFPFNISSVITQVNTTHDQYFGLKLEDPKLIPWYNITGGPRDDDDSWNHYYTYSYGNVTYSGTGHTNANFPDWEQRLFVNTMYRAFIGSNHAPIVNISTPTNYADTGKIIPSYNKILLSYTAQDYDVIDRSLSTAVTFKYRKNTTDAWTEKQVKAYSDVKTGDVVTESYDNPLPDGGDLVIYVTAKDKSGASTPQMVTTKVVKVTANVDLSRTLSANVVNNQIEKNVPFTMTYTITPKSIPFQNGINADDLVIKNFKLDEKLPVNLEVLVADTSPLLLNPAVSGTLAAGYRLTGSLADIQYRLSQDGRSFVADPVSFTVKVTPKQNGSYLLDNSYLNFTDFYVNGAIVTKDIERSLQFQPYQVQAVTKMASLSLSDTIIAKGDESKLTPVIGPDDTSNKTLTWTSDRPDLVTVDAAGIIKGIAEGTAKITATATDGSGLTAVSNVTVVVPGINIVGPNTVNVDDTINLEAKLILANETLTGLTWSVGSGQSAIGELGNGADEMKKILTGVNAGPIDITVVATTSKGKTYTKTYRVTVIQPIQLTLPADIHIGLGTEWKRDLWNAALGVTPEASKAGIQSYTTWTSGDAATVEAGANNGVVIGKKTGSAKVDASYQKNPKTTPVTASTRVTVVDLSLPEQVTLGKGKTLDVKALVGAAPSEVSAAVMNRLTWSDEAGKDFASVGAATGIVTGTATGIENVTVTYRQTDGGPVVIQKTIQVNVVDIDGPASVTIGKGKSLDLKSVITALPSSMSDTMLTNLTWRDEAGKSFASVNAAGIVSGADTGSEDITVEYRTVPGGPVIASRTIKVQVVALAGPEEVEVGLGGTIDLKKLISGAPAELSAELLGKLYWSDESGKTVASVTAAGIATGLAPGWETVTVAYKETPDGPVITEWQIKVNVISLGGPAQVTVGKGRTLTVKDLIEALPSNLSSQVLSHLEWSDEAGKSYASVNAAGVVTGIAAGSELVTAAYRPAPNVPVVTSWTIKVNVVDLGGPASVIVAEGGTLNLKALLTVLPATYDAEVRGHLVWTDEAGKEFASIAGTGIVTGKQAGIETVTASYKETANGPVIASWDIQVQVVKLGGPTQVIIAKDGTINLKDQITVLPAGLTNDVKSHLTWTDEEGKEIASVDAATGIVKGLAPGAEKITATYKDADGRVIAVWEIVVNVVLLEGPTETVVIKGGEPADLSGLLVVTPASLKNEVLTHLVWTDENGKSNAAVDANGKVTGLAAGEETIKAEYKPVADGPVVSTLSIRVHVIEASMTGSVTLSSTGSATVQLADTDHLKVNGSGDRQRFIDGLSWSVKNGDNYAYLNDKGQVTAKAPGVASALAEYKLPGSNQVLWSQQVKVNVVELTGRDVTVTLGLTRNLLGDLTRGPVALRSEIEGHLTWAVESGLDKLSISAAGVVTGERSGTQKAMAIYTPSDGSPQIRAEFSVNVVPVELELPPTFTMLLDTQYNLSDKLGIKPIGDKTAVLPFVTWSDTNGNKVVTLNQSGVLTAHEVGTETVTAVYANSSSKDEAAQAQTQIRVVSIAFPDVIEIGLGADPRDLKDDLTIAPDSMKDEILEHLTWQDEPGKDIVDVDDNGLATGVELGEEKITLIYKPSDGSPDIPVYTTVKVLPIALGLSKKLTIKRNGSTDLSALLPPDLDADVKKNLYWSITGNESTLADNEAEDDKKSGVLTATTAGTAIVKATYKKSGKEIVSKTFTIYIVELSLPPKIELTLSNPVVNYSLLNGNKGNLSILPSTPQDLRDSIVRKLQWIDFPEINVLTISSAGVVTPVETGIELVKVLYAPPADSPLIGDPIEASTTFVVNKSTTPGMDTNNHGEDKY; encoded by the coding sequence ATGTCGCGAGTTCGGAAATGGTTGAGCTTGGCGTTAACGGCAGTTTTAATCTTCGGAGGCGTGCCGGTCACGGCGTTCGGTCCGGCCCACACGCATGCAGCTACGTATTCGGTAGTGACGCTCGCCGGAACGACGCCGAACAACGGCGTTCAGAACGTCATTCTTAACGGAACGCAATTGCAGCTTGGAACGGGGACGGCGGCCAGATTCATCATGACCGATTGGGGCGACGGCACCGTGTCTTTTCGCGCACAATCGAACGGCATGCTCGTCACGGCCAACGGGACCAACGATCTGGCTGCCAGTGCAACGGCGGTAAAAATCACGGAAACTTTCAAGAAAGAGGCCTCGGGTACCGCATTTACATTCAAGTCGCTCTCGAACGGCAAGTTCCTGACGACCTCTGCCAGCAACAACAGCGCCAATGCTACGGTTACGATCAAAGCCAACAGCGATACCGCAACCGATGCCAAACAAAAATTTACGATCACCGACGTCTCTCCTGCTTCGTCCAAACAAGAAATCCGCGTGCTCGAGATTACCGACGACGGTACGTCGGATCTCATGCCGATCTTAAGCAGCTACAACGATCCGGTGATTAAGATCGACTCTATCCGGATGAAGCAGTTCGTCGCGCAGCGGGACGAGCTCGACGGCCGGTACGACGCGATCTACATCGGCAAAGGCGCCTACAATGCCACGCTCGTCTCCACCAGCGGCCAGAACCACGATACGAAAAGCATCATGAACGACATCACGAACTTGAAATTCAAAGAACTGAAGGACTACTACATCGATCGCGGCCTGCCCGTCATCGTCTATAGCCAGCAGACCAGCGCCTCGTCGAGCAGCGGCGCCCTTTATCAGAATACGGCAGGCATCCTGAAGGCGGGACTCTCGCCCTATGCGACTTCCCTTACTGGTTCCCCGACTCCGTTCGTCCCGACTTCGAACAAAAGCAATGTCATTTTCGTCGGCGATTCCAACATTAACACCGCGACCGCCTTCCTGACCAAGACCGATCTGATCAACCGCGCCGCGGAACGGCCGCGGCTTGTCGTAACGGGTAAGCCAATCGACTATACCGTCAACCAGAATCAAATTTACATGGCCGGGGATACGCTCACTTATACGTTCAACGTGGCCAATGTCGGCAACATCGCGCAGCGAAGCATGACGGCCAACCTGTACATCGGCATCGATAGCGTGCTGAAGTTCGATTCCAACAATCTGATCGTTTCGCAGCCCGTGACCGCCACGACCGGCAATACGCTCACCTTCCGTCTGCCCAAGGGCTACTCCGGCGTCCACTATTGGAAGCTTGAGCTTGTCGACCAGGGCAGCAAGCTGAAGGATATCCAGAGCGGAGTACTCCGATTCCGCGACGAGCTGACTAAGATCAACGTGCTGCAAATCCTGCCTTCCAGCGGCGATACGAGCAGCCTGCTCAAGAGCAACAACATGAACCAGAGCTACCTCAAGACGGACGACTACGACATTACGATCAAGACCATGACAATGAGCACCTTCAATAGCTCCGGTTACAAGACGCTTAACGGCTATTACGATATGCTGATCTTCGGCTTTGCGGACTCTTACAACAGCAGTGCCAGCATCGACAAAACCGCCGCCGATGCAGTCAACGCCTACATCGCGACCGGACAGAGCGTCATGTTCACGCACGATACCGTATATCAGGGCAGCTCGAACTGGATCAGCTACTTCCAGACGGCGACCGGCCAATTAAGCCCGATGACCAACATGGGTCTTAATGCACCGAGTCCTTCGACGACAACTAAAAAGGTCAATGAAGGCCTGCTGACACGTTTCCCATTCAACATCAGCAGCGTCATCACGCAGGTCAATACGACGCACGACCAATACTTCGGCCTTAAGCTCGAAGATCCCAAGCTGATCCCCTGGTACAACATCACGGGCGGTCCGCGGGACGACGACGACAGCTGGAACCACTATTACACGTATTCGTACGGCAATGTCACCTACTCCGGTACCGGTCACACGAACGCCAACTTCCCGGACTGGGAGCAGCGTCTGTTCGTCAATACGATGTACCGTGCGTTCATAGGCTCGAACCATGCGCCTATCGTGAATATCAGCACGCCGACGAATTATGCGGATACCGGCAAAATTATTCCTTCTTATAACAAGATACTGCTGAGCTACACGGCGCAGGACTATGATGTCATCGACCGTTCGCTTAGCACGGCCGTCACCTTCAAGTACCGGAAAAATACCACGGATGCCTGGACCGAAAAGCAGGTCAAAGCGTATAGCGATGTCAAAACAGGCGATGTCGTAACCGAATCGTACGACAATCCGCTGCCGGACGGCGGCGATCTGGTTATCTATGTCACGGCCAAGGACAAGAGCGGTGCTAGCACCCCCCAGATGGTCACAACCAAAGTCGTGAAGGTAACCGCCAATGTCGACTTGAGCCGTACGCTGTCCGCCAACGTCGTGAACAACCAGATCGAAAAGAACGTACCATTCACGATGACGTACACGATTACGCCGAAGAGCATTCCTTTCCAAAACGGCATTAATGCGGATGACCTGGTCATCAAGAACTTCAAGCTGGACGAAAAGCTGCCGGTCAATCTCGAAGTGCTCGTGGCGGATACGTCTCCCCTGTTGCTGAATCCGGCTGTCTCCGGCACGCTCGCCGCAGGATACCGTCTGACCGGCTCGCTCGCGGACATCCAATACCGACTGAGCCAGGACGGCAGATCCTTTGTGGCCGATCCGGTCAGCTTCACGGTGAAGGTCACGCCAAAACAGAACGGCAGCTACCTGCTCGACAACTCGTATCTTAACTTTACGGACTTCTACGTAAACGGTGCGATTGTCACCAAGGATATCGAGCGCAGCCTGCAATTCCAGCCGTATCAAGTTCAAGCGGTCACCAAAATGGCCAGCCTGAGCCTGTCGGACACGATTATCGCGAAAGGCGACGAGTCGAAGCTGACGCCGGTCATCGGTCCTGACGATACGTCCAACAAGACGCTGACCTGGACCTCCGATCGTCCCGATCTGGTAACGGTCGACGCCGCAGGTATCATCAAGGGCATTGCCGAAGGCACAGCTAAGATTACCGCGACGGCGACGGACGGCAGCGGACTGACCGCTGTGTCGAACGTGACGGTCGTCGTCCCGGGCATCAACATCGTCGGGCCGAATACCGTCAACGTTGACGATACCATCAATCTGGAAGCCAAGCTGATCCTGGCCAACGAGACGCTGACCGGATTGACCTGGTCCGTGGGCTCCGGCCAATCCGCGATTGGCGAGCTCGGCAACGGCGCCGACGAAATGAAGAAGATCCTGACCGGCGTCAATGCCGGCCCGATCGACATCACGGTCGTTGCCACGACGAGCAAGGGCAAGACCTATACCAAGACGTACCGCGTGACGGTCATCCAGCCGATTCAATTGACGCTGCCAGCGGACATTCATATCGGGCTCGGCACGGAGTGGAAAAGGGATCTGTGGAACGCCGCGCTCGGTGTTACCCCGGAGGCGAGCAAAGCAGGCATCCAGAGCTATACGACCTGGACGAGCGGCGACGCCGCCACCGTAGAAGCGGGAGCGAACAATGGCGTCGTCATCGGCAAAAAGACCGGCTCCGCCAAGGTCGATGCTTCCTATCAGAAAAATCCGAAGACGACGCCGGTCACCGCGTCTACGCGCGTCACGGTCGTCGATCTGAGCTTGCCCGAGCAGGTCACGTTGGGCAAGGGCAAGACGCTCGACGTCAAAGCGCTGGTTGGCGCCGCGCCATCCGAAGTCAGCGCTGCGGTCATGAACCGCCTGACCTGGAGCGACGAGGCTGGTAAAGACTTCGCTTCCGTCGGCGCTGCAACCGGGATCGTCACCGGCACTGCGACGGGCATCGAAAACGTCACGGTCACCTACCGTCAGACGGACGGCGGACCGGTTGTGATCCAGAAGACGATCCAGGTGAACGTCGTGGATATTGACGGACCGGCTTCCGTCACGATCGGCAAAGGCAAATCGCTGGATTTGAAGAGCGTCATCACAGCGCTGCCCTCCAGCATGAGCGATACGATGCTTACTAACTTGACCTGGCGCGACGAAGCCGGCAAAAGCTTCGCATCCGTGAATGCGGCGGGCATCGTCAGCGGTGCCGATACCGGAAGCGAAGACATCACGGTCGAGTACCGGACTGTACCGGGCGGACCGGTTATCGCATCCCGTACGATTAAAGTACAGGTCGTAGCGCTCGCGGGACCCGAAGAAGTCGAGGTCGGCCTCGGCGGCACGATCGACTTGAAAAAGCTGATCTCCGGCGCGCCGGCCGAGCTGTCCGCCGAACTGCTGGGCAAGCTGTATTGGAGCGACGAGAGCGGCAAGACGGTCGCATCGGTCACGGCCGCCGGCATCGCAACCGGACTTGCGCCCGGCTGGGAGACAGTAACAGTCGCTTATAAGGAGACGCCTGACGGTCCGGTCATCACCGAATGGCAAATCAAGGTGAACGTGATCTCGCTTGGCGGGCCTGCACAGGTAACCGTAGGCAAAGGGCGTACGCTGACGGTCAAAGATCTGATCGAAGCGCTCCCGAGCAATCTGAGCAGCCAAGTATTGAGCCATCTGGAATGGAGCGATGAAGCTGGCAAGTCCTATGCTTCCGTCAATGCAGCCGGCGTCGTGACAGGCATCGCCGCGGGCAGCGAGCTGGTGACTGCCGCTTACCGCCCGGCGCCTAACGTGCCTGTCGTTACCTCGTGGACGATCAAGGTCAATGTCGTCGATCTCGGCGGCCCCGCATCCGTCATCGTAGCAGAAGGCGGCACGCTTAACTTGAAGGCGTTGTTGACCGTGCTTCCTGCGACGTACGACGCAGAGGTCAGAGGGCATTTGGTATGGACCGACGAAGCGGGCAAAGAGTTCGCTTCCATTGCCGGGACAGGCATCGTGACGGGCAAGCAAGCCGGCATCGAGACGGTGACCGCTTCCTACAAGGAGACCGCGAACGGGCCGGTCATCGCTTCGTGGGACATTCAAGTGCAGGTTGTCAAACTAGGCGGTCCGACGCAAGTCATCATCGCCAAGGACGGTACGATTAACCTGAAGGACCAGATTACCGTCCTTCCTGCCGGATTAACGAACGACGTAAAATCTCATCTCACGTGGACCGACGAGGAAGGCAAAGAAATTGCGTCCGTGGATGCCGCTACGGGAATCGTCAAAGGCCTCGCGCCCGGGGCGGAGAAGATAACGGCGACCTATAAGGATGCGGACGGCCGCGTCATCGCAGTCTGGGAGATCGTCGTTAACGTGGTCCTGCTGGAGGGACCTACGGAAACGGTCGTGATCAAGGGCGGAGAGCCGGCAGATCTGTCCGGCCTGCTCGTCGTCACGCCGGCTTCCCTCAAGAACGAGGTACTGACCCATCTCGTATGGACCGACGAAAACGGCAAAAGCAATGCTGCCGTCGATGCCAACGGCAAGGTCACTGGCCTGGCCGCAGGCGAAGAGACCATTAAAGCCGAGTACAAGCCGGTTGCGGACGGACCTGTCGTATCGACCTTGAGCATCCGCGTGCATGTCATCGAGGCTTCTATGACCGGCAGCGTCACGCTGTCGAGTACCGGATCCGCAACGGTCCAACTGGCGGATACCGATCATCTAAAGGTTAACGGTAGCGGTGACCGTCAACGGTTCATTGACGGATTGAGCTGGTCTGTCAAGAACGGTGATAACTACGCTTATCTTAACGACAAAGGGCAAGTGACGGCCAAAGCGCCTGGCGTCGCGTCGGCGCTCGCCGAGTACAAGCTGCCGGGCAGCAACCAAGTGCTCTGGTCGCAGCAAGTCAAAGTAAACGTCGTCGAACTGACCGGCCGCGATGTCACGGTTACGCTCGGTCTCACGCGCAATCTGCTTGGCGATCTGACACGCGGTCCTGTCGCGCTTAGGAGCGAGATCGAAGGTCATCTGACTTGGGCGGTCGAGTCAGGCCTAGACAAGCTGTCGATATCTGCAGCCGGCGTCGTGACCGGCGAGCGCAGCGGCACCCAAAAGGCGATGGCGATCTATACGCCAAGCGACGGCAGCCCGCAGATTAGAGCGGAATTCAGCGTAAATGTCGTTCCGGTAGAGCTTGAGCTGCCGCCTACCTTCACGATGCTGCTGGACACGCAGTACAATCTGTCCGACAAGCTGGGCATTAAACCAATCGGCGACAAGACGGCGGTTCTGCCTTTCGTAACCTGGTCCGATACGAACGGGAATAAGGTTGTTACCTTGAATCAGTCAGGCGTACTCACGGCGCATGAGGTGGGCACGGAAACGGTCACGGCCGTATATGCGAATTCTTCTTCTAAAGACGAGGCCGCCCAAGCGCAGACCCAGATCCGCGTCGTATCCATCGCATTCCCGGACGTCATCGAGATCGGTCTTGGCGCAGATCCACGCGATCTCAAAGACGATCTGACGATCGCGCCGGATTCGATGAAGGACGAGATTCTCGAACATCTCACCTGGCAGGACGAACCGGGCAAAGATATCGTAGACGTAGACGACAACGGCCTGGCGACCGGCGTGGAGCTCGGCGAAGAAAAAATTACGCTGATCTACAAGCCTTCTGACGGCAGTCCGGACATTCCGGTCTACACGACGGTCAAAGTGCTGCCGATCGCGCTCGGGCTTTCCAAGAAGCTGACGATCAAGCGCAACGGCTCAACGGACCTGAGCGCTCTTCTTCCGCCAGACCTGGATGCGGATGTTAAGAAAAATCTGTATTGGAGCATTACCGGCAATGAATCCACGTTGGCTGACAACGAAGCTGAGGATGATAAAAAGTCTGGCGTGCTGACGGCAACTACGGCAGGAACGGCGATCGTTAAGGCCACTTACAAGAAGTCGGGTAAGGAAATTGTCAGCAAAACCTTCACCATCTATATTGTCGAGCTCAGTCTGCCGCCTAAGATTGAATTGACGCTTAGTAATCCGGTCGTCAATTACAGCTTACTTAACGGTAATAAAGGCAATCTGTCTATCTTGCCATCAACACCGCAAGATCTTAGAGATTCGATCGTTAGAAAACTGCAATGGATCGATTTTCCGGAAATTAACGTTCTTACGATAAGCAGCGCAGGGGTTGTCACTCCAGTTGAGACAGGCATCGAATTGGTCAAAGTCCTGTACGCCCCGCCTGCCGACAGTCCATTAATCGGCGATCCTATTGAAGCATCAACTACATTTGTCGTGAACAAATCAACGACGCCAGGCATGGACACCAATAATCATGGTGAAGATAAATATTAA
- a CDS encoding GspE/PulE family protein has protein sequence MAIVKKRLGDLLVESQIISEAQLQEALQEQRKTKQKLGDLLITQGYINEQQLIEVLEFQLGIPHVSLFKYQIEPSITQILPEALARRYQAIPIQKEGGKLLVAMADPLDYFAIEEMRMSTGFRIEPAITSRDELNRAIARHYGLQDSMSQIMGELPTTQEEIRETEITNEDSPVVRLVNQMIQQAMQLRVSDIHVDPGEASVSIRYRLDGVLRTERTIPKQMQGFITARLKIMARLNIAERRLPQDGRMKMTFDNRTIDIRVSALPTIHGEKIVLRLLDLSTGVKSIDLLGFGKRNQAIFREMIERPYGILLITGPTGSGKTTTLYSALNHLNQESANIITVEDPVEYQLEGINQVHVNPTIGLTFAAGLRSILRQDPNIVMVGEIRDTETAEIAIRASLTGHLVLSTLHTNDAISTVTRLRDMGVEPYLVASSLIGVVAQRLVRRICPECKAEQTPTEQETMLLRGRGLQVDKLYAGRGCGNCNKTGYRGRVAIHEVLGMNDTLRRMVSENATVEELRNAAAEQGMITLMDDGFAKVLGGITTLQEVIRETVAY, from the coding sequence TTGGCGATCGTGAAGAAGAGATTGGGAGACTTGCTGGTCGAGAGCCAGATCATCTCCGAGGCGCAGCTTCAGGAAGCGCTCCAGGAGCAGCGCAAGACCAAGCAGAAGCTGGGAGACCTGCTCATCACGCAGGGGTACATCAACGAACAGCAGCTGATCGAAGTGCTCGAGTTCCAGCTCGGCATCCCGCATGTCAGCCTCTTCAAATACCAGATCGAGCCATCCATCACGCAGATTCTTCCCGAAGCGCTGGCGCGTCGATATCAGGCGATCCCGATCCAAAAGGAAGGCGGCAAGCTGCTCGTCGCGATGGCGGATCCGCTCGATTACTTTGCGATCGAAGAAATGCGGATGAGCACGGGATTCCGCATCGAGCCCGCCATCACGAGCCGGGACGAGCTCAATCGAGCGATCGCCCGTCACTACGGCTTGCAGGACTCGATGAGCCAGATCATGGGCGAGCTGCCCACGACGCAGGAAGAGATCCGCGAGACGGAGATTACCAACGAGGATTCTCCCGTCGTGCGACTGGTCAACCAGATGATCCAGCAAGCGATGCAGCTGCGGGTATCGGACATTCACGTCGATCCGGGCGAGGCGAGCGTATCGATCCGTTACCGGCTGGACGGCGTGCTGCGGACGGAGCGGACGATTCCCAAGCAAATGCAGGGCTTTATCACCGCTCGTCTCAAGATCATGGCCAGATTGAATATCGCCGAGCGGCGCCTGCCCCAGGACGGACGCATGAAGATGACGTTCGACAACCGTACGATCGATATCCGGGTGTCCGCGCTGCCGACAATTCACGGGGAAAAAATCGTGCTGCGGCTCCTCGATCTCAGCACCGGGGTGAAGTCGATCGACCTGCTCGGATTCGGAAAACGCAATCAGGCTATTTTCCGGGAAATGATCGAACGCCCTTACGGCATCTTGCTCATCACCGGACCGACCGGCAGCGGCAAGACGACGACGCTTTACTCGGCGCTTAACCATTTGAACCAGGAATCCGCCAATATCATCACCGTCGAAGATCCGGTCGAGTATCAACTAGAGGGCATCAACCAGGTTCACGTCAACCCGACGATTGGTTTGACTTTCGCGGCCGGCCTGCGCTCCATCCTGCGTCAGGACCCGAACATTGTCATGGTCGGCGAGATCCGGGATACGGAGACGGCGGAGATTGCGATTCGCGCTTCCCTCACGGGCCATCTCGTGCTGTCCACGCTGCACACCAACGACGCGATCAGCACGGTGACCCGGCTGCGCGACATGGGCGTCGAGCCGTATCTCGTCGCTTCGTCGCTGATCGGGGTCGTCGCCCAGCGTCTCGTGCGCCGCATCTGTCCGGAATGCAAGGCCGAGCAGACGCCGACCGAGCAGGAGACGATGCTGCTCAGAGGACGCGGCTTGCAGGTGGACAAGCTCTACGCGGGCAGAGGCTGCGGCAACTGCAACAAGACGGGCTACCGGGGACGCGTCGCCATTCACGAAGTGCTGGGCATGAACGACACGCTCCGCCGGATGGTCTCGGAAAATGCAACTGTTGAAGAGCTTAGAAACGCTGCGGCGGAGCAAGGTATGATCACCCTGATGGACGACGGCTTCGCCAAGGTGCTCGGCGGCATCACGACGCTTCAGGAAGTAATCCGCGAGACCGTCGCCTATTAG